In one Hemitrygon akajei chromosome 3, sHemAka1.3, whole genome shotgun sequence genomic region, the following are encoded:
- the cops7a gene encoding COP9 signalosome complex subunit 7a isoform X1 — protein MAGESKATSNPLEQFILLSRNAKGSALTTLINQVLEAPGVFVFGELLETPNIQELANGSHAAYFELLNLFAYGTYPDYLANKGNLPELTLAQKNKLKHLTIVSLAARMKCIPYSMLLKDLDIKNLRELEDLIIEAIYTDIIQGKLDQRNQLLEVDFCIGRDLQKQDISNIVKTLHEWCDCCQAVLLGIEQQVLRVNQYKEGHRKTQQQVETEVANIKKTLKATASTSAQDPDQHPMDRDTPQLVEQRPSIKKLSKAKSLSSSRH, from the exons ATGGCAGGTGAATCAAAAGCTACAAGTAATCCTTTGGAACAGTTCATTTTGTTGTCTAGGAATGCCAAAGGTTCAGCATTGACAACCCTTATTAATCAAGTTCTGGAGGCCCCTGGGGTTTTTGTATTTGGTGAACTTCTGGAAACACCTAATATACAGGAG CTGGCTAATGGATCACATGCTGCCTATTTTGAATTGTTGAATCTATTTGCATATGGAACATATCCAGACTATTTAG CAAATAAGGGGAATCTGCCTGAATTAACATTAGCTCAGAAGAACAAGCTGAAACATCTCACCATAGTAAGCTTGGCTGCAAGAATGAAG TGCATTCCTTATTCCATGCTTCTGAAAGACCTTGATATAAAAAATCTCAGAGAACTGGAGGATTTAATTATTGAAGCAATTTATACAGATATAATACAAGGCAAACTTGATCAGCGCAATCAGCTACTAGAGGTTGACTTTTGCATTGGCAGAGATCTCCAAAAGCAAGACATCAGCAACATTGTTAAAACTCTTCATGAATG GTGCGATTGTTGTCAAGCAGTTCTATTAGGGATTGAACAGCAAGTCCTTCGTGTAAATCAGTACAAAGAGGGCCACAGAAAAACTCAGCAACAGGTAGAAACAGAG gTGGCAAATATAAAGAAGACTTTGAAGGCAACTGCTTCTACCTCAGCACAAGATCCTGATCAGCATCCTATGGATCGTGATACTCCACAGCTTGTTGAACAACGTCCATCAATAAAGAAATTGTCAAAAGCTAAGAGTTTATCATCTAGTCGTCATTAG
- the cops7a gene encoding COP9 signalosome complex subunit 7a isoform X2, producing MKCIPYSMLLKDLDIKNLRELEDLIIEAIYTDIIQGKLDQRNQLLEVDFCIGRDLQKQDISNIVKTLHEWCDCCQAVLLGIEQQVLRVNQYKEGHRKTQQQVETEVANIKKTLKATASTSAQDPDQHPMDRDTPQLVEQRPSIKKLSKAKSLSSSRH from the exons ATGAAG TGCATTCCTTATTCCATGCTTCTGAAAGACCTTGATATAAAAAATCTCAGAGAACTGGAGGATTTAATTATTGAAGCAATTTATACAGATATAATACAAGGCAAACTTGATCAGCGCAATCAGCTACTAGAGGTTGACTTTTGCATTGGCAGAGATCTCCAAAAGCAAGACATCAGCAACATTGTTAAAACTCTTCATGAATG GTGCGATTGTTGTCAAGCAGTTCTATTAGGGATTGAACAGCAAGTCCTTCGTGTAAATCAGTACAAAGAGGGCCACAGAAAAACTCAGCAACAGGTAGAAACAGAG gTGGCAAATATAAAGAAGACTTTGAAGGCAACTGCTTCTACCTCAGCACAAGATCCTGATCAGCATCCTATGGATCGTGATACTCCACAGCTTGTTGAACAACGTCCATCAATAAAGAAATTGTCAAAAGCTAAGAGTTTATCATCTAGTCGTCATTAG